The following proteins are encoded in a genomic region of Leucoraja erinacea ecotype New England chromosome 23, Leri_hhj_1, whole genome shotgun sequence:
- the si:ch211-250n8.1 gene encoding uncharacterized protein si:ch211-250n8.1 isoform X2 translates to MSRKEPLLGALKACILNIQADKDPITDGHPQLTSLCDILEIILRKGIRQPVLGLWRRDYWHWMEQLPQQDTCSRLPQLSMALEKTLACKRTLTAQGRGRYYIRQAMNRKIMAVTIHHLLHTPRLLEWYDRESSVLTNECFAEPFLSLLLVLSQMKFTLDLENSSFLDESWLLPVCEMYNTVPCRELGMVLWYTGGRIFVTEVIAGSQAEADECVQAGDIIDEINGVALRNAKGGEYGGKEVLDEGIEKVLQQNLVPQEVLLDVKETEVISMENSTQVLFHHHYPEIASVGQRLDRRALFAYCVAVSPETPRTTSFDCLVFESSSVKDATEIVSRIAAGFRNTEWFV, encoded by the exons CATGCATCCTAAACATCCAGGCAGACAAAGATCCCATCACCGATGGTCATCCTCAGCTCACATCCTTATGTGATATTCTTGAAATTATCCTGCGGAAAGGAATCCGAC AGCCAGTCCTGGGGCTGTGGAGAAGAGACTACTGGCACTGGATGGAGCAACTTCCACAACAGGATACCTGTTCCAG ATTACCTCAGCTCTCCATGGCCTTGGAGAAAACTCTTGCTTGCAAAAGGACACTGACGGCACAAGGCCGGGGCCGATATTATATCCGCCAGGCAATGAATCGGAAGATCATGGCTGTTACAATACACCATCTACTCCACACTCCAAGACTCCTAGAG TGGTATGATCGTGAGAGCTCCGTCCTGACCAATGAGTGTTTTGCAG AGCCTTTCCTCTCACTGCTACTGGTCTTGTCACAGATGAAATTCACCCTTGACCTTGAG AACAGCAGTTTTCTGGATGAGAGCTGGCTCCTTCCA GTGTGCGAGATGTATAACACGGTCCCTTGTCGAGAGCTGGGAATGGTACTCTG GTACACTGGTGGCCGTATTTTTGTAACGGAGGTTATTGCGGGAAGTCAAGCTGAAGCAGATGAATGTGTCCAGGCAGGAGACATTATCGACGAAATTAATGGCGTTGCTTTGAGAAATGCCAAAGGGGGAGAA TATGGCGGAAAGGAAGTACTGGATGAAGGCATTGAGAAGGTCCTGCAGCAAAATCTAGTACCACAG GAGGTGTTGCTCGATGTGAAGGAAACAGAAGTGATTAGTAtggaaaactccacacag GTGCTCTTTCATCATCATTACCCTGAAATTGCTTCGGTGGGACAACGGCTCGACAGGCGGGCCCTCTTTGCTTACTGTGTGGC GGTCTCTCCAGAAACACCTCGGACAACATCTTTTGACTGTTTGGTGTTTGAGTCCAGCTCGGTTAAAGATGCAACTGAAATTGTCTCGAGAATAG CTGCAGGATTCCGAAACACTGAGTGGTTTGTGTGA
- the si:ch211-250n8.1 gene encoding uncharacterized protein si:ch211-250n8.1 isoform X1, which translates to MSRKEPLLGALKACILNIQADKDPITDGHPQLTSLCDILEIILRKGIRQPVLGLWRRDYWHWMEQLPQQDTCSRLPQLSMALEKTLACKRTLTAQGRGRYYIRQAMNRKIMAVTIHHLLHTPRLLEWYDRESSVLTNECFAEPFLSLLLVLSQMKFTLDLENSSFLDESWLLPVCEMYNTVPCRELGMVLWYTGGRIFVTEVIAGSQAEADECVQAGDIIDEINGVALRNAKGGEAQTVLQKLRGKPLSFRMIHWKWHDGSVYRPMLPHLQLMQKEFPDFQLRYDTKSNKEMSEDRLQDDRLLYSLRYLGQVNIGMYGGKEVLDEGIEKVLQQNLVPQEVLLDVKETEVISMENSTQVLFHHHYPEIASVGQRLDRRALFAYCVAVSPETPRTTSFDCLVFESSSVKDATEIVSRIAAGFRNTEWFV; encoded by the exons CATGCATCCTAAACATCCAGGCAGACAAAGATCCCATCACCGATGGTCATCCTCAGCTCACATCCTTATGTGATATTCTTGAAATTATCCTGCGGAAAGGAATCCGAC AGCCAGTCCTGGGGCTGTGGAGAAGAGACTACTGGCACTGGATGGAGCAACTTCCACAACAGGATACCTGTTCCAG ATTACCTCAGCTCTCCATGGCCTTGGAGAAAACTCTTGCTTGCAAAAGGACACTGACGGCACAAGGCCGGGGCCGATATTATATCCGCCAGGCAATGAATCGGAAGATCATGGCTGTTACAATACACCATCTACTCCACACTCCAAGACTCCTAGAG TGGTATGATCGTGAGAGCTCCGTCCTGACCAATGAGTGTTTTGCAG AGCCTTTCCTCTCACTGCTACTGGTCTTGTCACAGATGAAATTCACCCTTGACCTTGAG AACAGCAGTTTTCTGGATGAGAGCTGGCTCCTTCCA GTGTGCGAGATGTATAACACGGTCCCTTGTCGAGAGCTGGGAATGGTACTCTG GTACACTGGTGGCCGTATTTTTGTAACGGAGGTTATTGCGGGAAGTCAAGCTGAAGCAGATGAATGTGTCCAGGCAGGAGACATTATCGACGAAATTAATGGCGTTGCTTTGAGAAATGCCAAAGGGGGAGAA GCTCAAACAGTTTTACAGAAACTTCGAGGAAAGCCGTTAAGTTTCCGCATGATTCACTGGAAATGGCACGATGGGTCGGTTTACAGACCCATGCTGCCTCATCTCCAGCTGATGCAGAAAGAGTTCCCTGACTTTCAGCTTCGATATGATACCAAATCAAACAAAGAGATGTCAGAAGACAGGCTGCAAGATGACAG GTTGCTGTATTCGCTGCGGTACTTGGGCCAGGTGAACATTGGAATG TATGGCGGAAAGGAAGTACTGGATGAAGGCATTGAGAAGGTCCTGCAGCAAAATCTAGTACCACAG GAGGTGTTGCTCGATGTGAAGGAAACAGAAGTGATTAGTAtggaaaactccacacag GTGCTCTTTCATCATCATTACCCTGAAATTGCTTCGGTGGGACAACGGCTCGACAGGCGGGCCCTCTTTGCTTACTGTGTGGC GGTCTCTCCAGAAACACCTCGGACAACATCTTTTGACTGTTTGGTGTTTGAGTCCAGCTCGGTTAAAGATGCAACTGAAATTGTCTCGAGAATAG CTGCAGGATTCCGAAACACTGAGTGGTTTGTGTGA